DNA sequence from the Penicillium psychrofluorescens genome assembly, chromosome: 3 genome:
AAGTAGCCATCCGAATTCACGACACGAGATAACAAGAAATCTGTTTACTTCTCGCCATACTTCTCCTCAAAcacctcgatctcgcgcATGGTCGCCACGGCCATATCGAGGGTCTTGGAAACAGACTCGATCAGCAGATCCTTGCGGAAGTTCAGCTCGTCGCAGGCTGCCTTCAGTTCCTTGATGCAGCTCTTCAGGTCAGCGGTGATTCTGGCGCGGACCtccttcttcgctttcttgGTCTGGTGCCGTTCCTTCttggcggccttgcgcttgagGTCATCCACCTCTATAGTAGATTTGAGACATGTTTAGATAACATGTAGGGCTGGGAGAATGTATGGAAGGTGTGCTTACGCTTGTCCTTGGAGGACTTGGTGGTCTTCTTCAGCGGCTGAGCGCCGTTGGAGACAAGAGGtttcttggctttttcgACTGTGTCAGTCATGGTGTTGGAGTTGGCAGGTGTAGACACGAGAAGAGTAAGATAGAGTAGCCTCGAGGGTGGGATGTGGATGTGTGAATCAAAGAGAGAGCGTGGATGCTTGTTTgtggaaaaagagaagaggaaagagagaagaaagaggaagaaggaaaggggAACAAGAGTAAACAAGGTGGACTCGATGCCTGCGCACCATATCGGGCAGGCAAGCAAGCACGCATCAGCCGGCCGTCCGCCACTCTATCACTTTCTCCCTCATCCATCCACACAGACACCCACATTCCCCAATTGCAGACACCATGGCTTCATCTTCCAAAACGAAAAGGCCTGCAGCTGCTCATCCTCCCATCACACCTTGTACTTTCAGTTCACAGCAAGCCCTTGGAAGCCTTTCATCCAGCCGTGGACTCGACAACACATACAATTCCAACCCTACTGCGGCTCGATTGCGTACCCCGTTTCCCACTGAAATGGTATCCGATCTTGATGCAACGGAGAGACCCTCTGAGGATGGATTGGGTCATGTCATCGCTGCAATTGACATGAAGGACTACGGCACTGTGGGGTGCTCGTACTACTCcaccgacgaagagaagaTATACCTGCTGGGTGACACTCGTCTGGGTGGGATGGAAACCATTGAGGCTTgtctgttctttttttcatCCTTGAATTGACCGCAATAGCTGATATCATCGATCAGTGCTACTCCAAATTCGACCAACGGTCATCTTGACGCCGCCTCGAGTCGATCTTCTGGATGCACAGGACCAGAGACAAAATCTTGCGCAGGAGAATGGTATCTCTACCTCAAGGTTGGAAGTTCGAAACTGACTCTTTTGCGTCTTAGAGTCGTCTGCATATCTTCCATACCAGGTAGATGTTCGCCCAACCTCAGAGTTCAACCATGCCAGTGCGCAGAGCAAACTAGTATCACTTGAGCTGTCATCGACCCACGAGGAGCGCCTTCGCTTCTTTGTGCCTCATGACGGTATTGCAGCACCCGACGAAGTGAATGCGGAAGACATGGGGTTTACCCTTCAAGAGGGAAGGCTTCTGCATATCTCCAGCTCAGTTGACATGGAGAATCCGGTGACCATTGGTTGTGCCGGTGCAATTCTGACGTACTTGCTACGACGGAGGGCTTCACAGCCAAGTCTAGCGGACAAAGGTGGTATTGGCTTCCAAGTGCGATCCTTGGAGATGTTCAGCCTCCACGACACTATGTGAGCAGTAAAACCCCATGTCAACAGCTCGAGCTAATCAGAAAACAATCAATAGGTGTATCAATGGAAACTCATTCCTGTCACTCCAAATCGTGCAATCCGAGTCCCATCCAAACATGTTCAACCAAGGCCCGGGAAAGAAGTCATCCTCGGGAAAAGAAGGTCTCTCTGTCTATGGGCTTTTTCACCGCTTTGCAGGCACGCCTCAGGGTAGAGGCAGGCTGAGACGGATGTTCTTTCGCCCAAGCGTGGATCTGAATACAATTTGCGAACGGCATGATTTCATTGCAGTTCTTTCACGGCCGGATAACCTGGCaccgctggagaagatgaccaaggCTTTGAAGCATATCAAGAATCTCAGGCCCGTGCTGATCAACCTTCGCAAAGGGGTTAGTACAGGAAGTGCAAAGATTACCGGGTTCAAAACTACGGTCTGGGCGAGTCTACTAGCGGTACGTAAAGTTCTGGTGGAGACGAGGTGGGATATATGATAATGTGGAGATTCAGTTCGCTTTCTTTTCGATTGACATCCATGATGCTCTGCGGGAGACCTCCAGGGCTGAGATGTTGCCTCTGCGGATGAAGGTGAGCGCTTTGCGGTTAGCCCGATATGATTCATGTTCTCATATCCTCCAGGCTCTTCGGGTCTTTGAAGCAGCTCAGCTATATAGAGTTGGACGCATGATCCAGGAGATTGTGAGTAGAGTATCATATCAGAAGACGACTGCTGATAGGTGTAGGTGGACATTGACAGTTCAGAAGAGCAGAGCAGAACAGTGGTCAAGCAGGGCCTTGACAGAAATCTCGATCTGATGAAGGACAGATACGACGGTCTGAGCAGTCTGTTGAAGCACGTTGCTATGGACGTCGCCGACACGATCCCCGAAAATCTTGATATCGATATCAATGTGATCTACTTTCCCCAGCTGGGGTTCAATATCGCAATCCCACTGAATGAACGCGGAGAAGCGACATACACTGGCTCCGACGAGGACTGGGAGCTCATGTTCATCACGGAGAATAGGGCATATTTCAAGGATTTCCGTAtgagagagatggatgagaAGCTGGGTGATATTTACGGTCTCATCTGTGGTAAGAATGGGCAAAACATTTTTGCAGACAGCATCTAATTCCTGTTCTAGAAAAGGAGATTGAGATCGTGTACGACCTGGCTCAGGGCGTTCTGCAGTATGAAAATGTACTCGTGGATGCGTCAGATATCTGTGGAGAGATTGACTGGTAATATTTTCTAGATTGACCTTCAGAAAATCCCTTGTGCTCACATTTCCCTTGCAGCCTTCTGGCTCTCACACATGCGGCCAGCTTTTACAAGCTGGTGCGGCCCCGGATGGTCCAACACAACATCATCAAAATCAAGGGTGGCCGGTAAGCTTGTCTCTTCGATGGCTTTTTTGCAACATCTAATGTTCTCCAGTCATATTCTCCAAGAACTGACCGTTTCTTCTTACGTTCCAAACAATACGTATCTGATGGGTGGAAGTATAGGGAGTGCAGAGCCTGACGCCTCTTTGTTTGCCGATCAGACTCAGAGCATGCTGCTGTTGACTGGGCCAAACTACTCCGGGAAGAGCGTTTACATGAAACAGGTCAAGATTGCCTCGTCTACGATGCACAATTATAGGCTGAACTCAGTTAGGTTGCTTTGATTGTTTACCTCGCGCAGATTGGCAGGTCCGTCGATTCCGTCTCAATCTGCGGCCCGTGAAAAGAGAACTAATGGGCAGCAGCTTCGTTCCTGCGGACAGCGCAGAGCTGGGTATCACCGATAAAATCTTGACCAAAATCAACACCCAAGACAGCGTCTCCAAGGTACGACAAATTCATCTCTCCGATGGGCTGCCTAAGCTGATCCCCTCTCAGATCCAGAGCACGTTCATGAACGACTTGCAGCAGATCTCACTCACTCTGAAGCAGGTTACTAGCCAAAGTTTGGTGATCATCGATGAATTTGGCAAGGGCACAAATGAGTGTGGTTCGTGGTATTCTTGACCATGTTGAATCGAGTTGATCGTGACAATAGATGGCATCGGTCTGGCGTGCGGGATCCTCGAACACCTCTTGAGCCGGAACGATCCTCCAAAGGTGATCGCCGCGACCCATTTTCATGAGATCTTTGAGAACAACTTCCTGGTATCGCACCCCCGACTGCAGCTCGGGCACATGGAGGTTCAGGTCTGCGAAGACTCGAAGGTAGTGGAAGACCAGATCACCTATCTTTACAAGTACGTCTGAATCCAACCCGAGCAAAGAGATTACTAACGAATTGCCCAGCTTCCGACCTGGTCGCAGCAACAAGAGTTTCGGAACCATGTATGACCTACTTTCCTCCCTTGACCTCAAGGCTGAGGCCGTTTGTGGCTAAAATTAGATGCGTTGTTCTCCAGGTGCGCCGCCATCAACGGTATCGATCCTGCGATCATCTCCCGCGCCACCGAGATCGCATCCCTGTCAGCTCGTGGCGAGAACCTTGTTGCCGCGTGTGCAGTTCTATCTCCCGAAGAGACGCAGGCTCTTAAGGAAGCCGTAGGTTTTACTGGATGCGTTTAAGGCCAGCTAAGGCTGACTTTAGTCTTCTTGGCAGGATGCACTAGCCAGACGATTCCTTGGGATGGATCTCTCAGGCCACGATGATGGCTTAGGCGGCGGCAAGAGGGAGGCCTTGCAGGAATTATTCTCGAAGTTCGGGCAATAAGGGAGTCGTATGCTTAAGGCGGTGGTTACTATTTCTGTTGTGCTATCCATGCACGGGCTGAGTGTTTTCCGAATATTCTTATGATCATCACTTATCTTGCTCTCCTTGGATAGCGGTAGATAGCCTTAGGACGCTAATCTTAGCGCTGAGTCGCCATTGCTGTACTAAGTCTGTTCTGGAAATTGCACATTGGGGCCAAAACGGACGTGCAACCCACGCGCCCGCGCCATGCCATGCCCATGCGGCTCCCAGCCTGAGAACTCTTCCATGTGTCTGCGTGGATAAGTGTCTTTCTTCACTTGTCTCTCCCCGTCCATACATAACAGTCAATGGTTGTTTACATCGTTGCCCACGCGTACTCCCGGTCCCACAAACCCAAAATCCCCTGAGAGCTCGTCGCAACCCGGGGCTTCACAGAGCCCCACATGTCTCGGATCCCAGAGCTTGTCAGGGACTCGAAGCTGTCCACCAAAATCGATGCTGAGCACACAACACACACATTTCTAGAATCGGCTTCGGTGGCTGGTCGGAGAACAAGGCGCAGGGTGCGCGAGGAAGtatggaagaagaagagacatCTAGGGatcggcatcttcggcacGGTATGGCTGGAGGAATGCGTGTCCGAAAATCAGGAGAATAAAGTCCGCGCTGTGAAGGAGGTGCGGAAGATGGAGCCCGGCGCAAATGCTATGGATTATAATCGCGAGCTGGAGGCTATTGCCAAGTTCTCGGCGCAGAAAGTATGAATATTCCAGGTGATCTACTGGGGTTTGGAGTTGTTGCTGACATTCGGACTAGTTTGATGGATGCTTCGTGAAATCCTCCGGATGGTTTGAAAGCCCAGATGCTGTGTGTGTTACCATGGAGTATCTTCCGAACGGTGATTTGCAGAAGTACATGACCCGGCCCTTCTCGGAGAACGAAGCACAGCAGATTACTTTCCAGCTTCTGGAGGGTCTGGACTTTATGCACAGCAGTGGGTTTACCCACCATGATCTCAAGCCTGAAGTGAGTTATATCTGCCTTCTGGCAGGCCGGTATGATTCTGACTGACATCTGCAATCAGAATATCTTCGTCCTGTCTCAGGGTCCGGATTGGTGGGTCAAAATCGGTGACTTCGGTCTCAGCAAGCGCGTGATGGAGGGATTTACCGGCCAGCAAACTTTCAACGGCACCCCAGCCTTCACTGCTCCGGAGGTCTATGAGCAGGTgtggaagcagcagcaagaaaacGATGCGCCGGTCTTGGATTCCACCGCAGAAGCCGATATCTGGGCTCTGGGTGTGATTGTCTATTATATGCTGACTGCGAAGCTGCCATTCTCTCTGAGCAATCAACTTCTCGACTACTACAATGGCGAAGCGATCCTTCCTTTGATTTCATTGACTCTAGTCGGTTCCAGCCCAGATGCCACATCATTCTTGGAGTCTGTAATGGCCGCAAACCCCACTGATCGCTCAACCGCCGCGGACGCTTTAAACCATGTCTGGGTAGAAGCTGCACAGCAAGatccacctccaccatccccaaCAGGCACCGAGTGGAGTTTTACAAAATCGCCCAAGCTCTTGCCCCGCGCGCTGAGTCGGCGGGAAGCCATCACTTCTACCAACGAAGCTGCCCAGAAACCGATCCCGGATGACGAAGTACCAACTCTAAGATTGTCGAACCTGTCAACGGAAAAGGCACAAGAACTGTTCGTCGTCGACCACACATCTAATTCCGGAATCAACGACCTGAACCTCGCAAGTCCGCCGCTATCAGCAGCCAACAGATCCTTCGTCGAGCGCCACCCTTCCTTCACCACAGACACCGAGTCAATAGCTCCCTCCGAAGACAGCGAGCGTCCGGTTACGTTAACTCGGTACTTCCGCCGGTCAGTCGCTCGGTCCGAAGACAGCGAGCGTCTAACGACATTGCCCCGGTACTTCCGCCAACTGTCTGCATCCGACATCTCGCCGGGAGAAAGTATGCCATCTCGTCCTTCATTCGGCACAAGGTTATCTTCGCAATTATCCTCGTCGGACATTGCTAGTGTCTCAGAGACATTGCCCTCTTTTACACGGCGCAGGTCTGATGCAGCGCCCATCCCCATATCGGACTTGGAATTCAAtgtcaccaccaccacaaaaCCAGGCAGTCCGCCTAGTATAACAAGCAGCAGGAACAGCGGAGGCGGGGATCGATGGGATAAATTCCGGAGAGTATCGCAGAATATACACTTTGTTCCGCGTTGGAATAAACATGGGAGGAATTTTTCGGAGATTTCGATTCCTTCGTCTTTGTCGAGGTGAGTTGCTCATCATATAGATGGACCATGTATTC
Encoded proteins:
- a CDS encoding uncharacterized protein (ID:PFLUO_004862-T1.cds;~source:funannotate), which translates into the protein MTDTVEKAKKPLVSNGAQPLKKTTKSSKDKQVDDLKRKAAKKERHQTKKAKKEVRARITADLKSCIKELKAACDELNFRKDLLIESVSKTLDMAVATMREIEVFEEKYGEK
- a CDS encoding uncharacterized protein (ID:PFLUO_004863-T1.cds;~source:funannotate), translating into MVSDLDATERPSEDGLGHVIAAIDMKDYGTVGCSYYSTDEEKIYLLGDTRLGGMETIEALLLQIRPTVILTPPRVDLLDAQDQRQNLAQENESSAYLPYQVDVRPTSEFNHASAQSKLVSLELSSTHEERLRFFVPHDGIAAPDEVNAEDMGFTLQEGRLLHISSSVDMENPVTIGCAGAILTYLLRRRASQPSLADKGGIGFQVRSLEMFSLHDTMCINGNSFLSLQIVQSESHPNMFNQGPGKKSSSGKEGLSVYGLFHRFAGTPQGRGRLRRMFFRPSVDLNTICERHDFIAVLSRPDNLAPLEKMTKALKHIKNLRPVLINLRKGVSTGSAKITGFKTTVWASLLAFAFFSIDIHDALRETSRAEMLPLRMKALRVFEAAQLYRVGRMIQEIVDIDSSEEQSRTVVKQGLDRNLDLMKDRYDGLSSLLKHVAMDVADTIPENLDIDINVIYFPQLGFNIAIPLNERGEATYTGSDEDWELMFITENRAYFKDFRMREMDEKLGDIYGLICEKEIEIVYDLAQGVLQYENVLVDASDICGEIDCLLALTHAASFYKLVRPRMVQHNIIKIKGGRHILQELTVSSYVPNNTYLMGGSIGSAEPDASLFADQTQSMLLLTGPNYSGKSVYMKQVALIVYLAQIGSFVPADSAELGITDKILTKINTQDSVSKIQSTFMNDLQQISLTLKQVTSQSLVIIDEFGKGTNECDGIGLACGILEHLLSRNDPPKVIAATHFHEIFENNFLVSHPRLQLGHMEVQVCEDSKVVEDQITYLYNFRPGRSNKSFGTMCAAINGIDPAIISRATEIASLSARGENLVAACAVLSPEETQALKEADALARRFLGMDLSGHDDGLGGGKREALQELFSKFGQ
- a CDS encoding uncharacterized protein (ID:PFLUO_004864-T1.cds;~source:funannotate), producing the protein MSRIPELVRDSKLSTKIDAEHTTHTFLESASVAGRRTRRRVREEVWKKKRHLGIGIFGTVWLEECVSENQENKVRAVKEVRKMEPGANAMDYNRELEAIAKFSAQKFDGCFVKSSGWFESPDAVCVTMEYLPNGDLQKYMTRPFSENEAQQITFQLLEGLDFMHSSGFTHHDLKPENIFVLSQGPDWWVKIGDFGLSKRVMEGFTGQQTFNGTPAFTAPEVYEQVWKQQQENDAPVLDSTAEADIWALGVIVYYMLTAKLPFSLSNQLLDYYNGEAILPLISLTLVGSSPDATSFLESVMAANPTDRSTAADALNHVWVEAAQQDPPPPSPTGTEWSFTKSPKLLPRALSRREAITSTNEAAQKPIPDDEVPTLRLSNLSTEKAQELFVVDHTSNSGINDLNLASPPLSAANRSFVERHPSFTTDTESIAPSEDSERPVTLTRYFRRSVARSEDSERLTTLPRYFRQLSASDISPGENIALFYTAQV